Below is a window of Bacillota bacterium DNA.
GTCGAGCTCCTGGTCGAGCGCCCAGCGCCCCCCGCTCTGGAGGCTCCAGTGGCTGGCCCACGCCCGGCCGGAGGCGGCGTCGCCCAGCACCACCACCGCCGAGCCCGGCGCGTCCGCGAAGGCGGCCACCACCGGTTGCCCGTCCCAGGGAGCCCACAGCTCCGCCAGCGACTGCCAGTCCGAAGGGCTGTAGTACTGCGACCGGCCCGGCGAGACCCACTCGCCCAGGCTCTCCGCCCCCGCCGTCCCGCCCGTCGCCGGGAGCGTCGCCGCCGCGTGGGCAAGCGCCGTCGCCGCCTGGGCGGCGGGGGCCAGGGAGGGATCGAGCCGGGGATCCTGCCCGGGGGCGGGCCATCGGCGGGCGCTCGCGTCCAGCAACACCGCGCTCTGGAGCACCTCCCTCCCCGAGGCGTCCACCGCCCCCTGCAGGGCGAAGAGGCGCTCCAGGAAGAGCTCCGGTACGAGGAGTCGCCCGTTCTCCCAGAGCGGAGAGAAGCCCAGGAGGTCGCTGGAACCGTTGGAGAACCGGACCCGGTCGGAGCCCGCCCTCAGCTCGGCGCTGGCACCGCCCGGCGGCGTCAGGGTCAGCGTCCGCCGCGCCGGGTCGAGCCGCCAGGCGACGCCCGCCCGCTCCAGAAGCGGCACCGGGTCGAGGCCGGCTCCCTTCGCCCGGTCGCGCAGGTACTGGCGCACCCGCTCGGCGACGGCGACCGCCTCGGCGCGGGTGATCGCCGCCTGCGGACGCAGGCGCCCGTCGGGATAGCCGAGCACCAGGCCGGCCCTCTCCGCCTCCGCCACCGCCGTGCGCAACGCCACAGGCACCTCCGCCCAGTCGCGGAAGCTGAGGCCGGGCGGGAAACTCTGCGGCAGGTCGAGCGCCCGCGCCGCCCATGCGGCCACCTCGGCGCGCGTGGCGGGCGCCTCCACGGGCAGCGGAAGGTCCTGCTCGTTCGGGAGCAGCCAGCCTTCCTGCGCCACCGCGGCCGCCCAGCCCTGCCGGACGAACCCGTCGCCCGCCGGCGCGGCCACCTGCTTCGCGACCATCGCCAAGTCGCTGGCTCCGACCGCGCCGGAGCTCGCCGCGGGGCCCGCCTCGGGCGCCAGGGTGACCGCCGCCGCCAGAAGCTTGAGCGCCTCCGCCCGGCTGACCGGGGCTTCCGGCCGGAAGGTCCCGTCCGGGTAGCCCTGGACGATCCCGTCCCGCACGGCGTTCTCCACGACCTGAGCCGCCCACGAGCCCTGCAGGTCCCTGAAGGGCGCCGCCGCCTGCGCGCCCTCCGGAAGCAGGAGGAAGCCTGCGAAGGCCAGCGCCGCCCCGAGCAACCCGCACCGGACATGGCGACCGCGTCCCGCCACCCTCCTCGCCACCTTCCTGCTCCTCTTCCCGCATCCCCTTCGCTCCCGCCGGGCTGCGCTCGCACGCCCCCCGCCGTCCAGCCGTACGCCACACCCTCCCGGGCAGCAGTTTGGCGGCGGCGGCCGGCCCAGGCCGGGAAAACGAGGAGGCGCCGTGCCCGGAGTCCAGCACGGCGCCTCGATTTTCCTGGTGGCGCAGGGCGGAGTCGAACCGCCGACACGCGGATTTTCAGTCCGCTGCTCTACCAGCTGAGCTACCGCGCCAAAGGGCTTGCGGCCTGAGTGTACGACGCCTCCGCGGGGCGCTTCAAGCCCGGCCGGGGGAGGCGTGACGACCGCGGCCGGCGGCGGATGTGCCTACGATTTCCGGCTTCCCGGAAAGAGACCTGTTCGGCGGCCGGAAGGAGACCTTTTCGTCGGCCCCGAATAGGGATCCGACCCGAACGGGCAGGGCCAAGGGAGTTCCGCATCGCACCCTGGGTATTCGCTAGACGGGGAGGTCGAAGAGTTGTTCCGCATCGGTCGGAGCCAGCGATTCTGGCAGCGAGTCTTCCTCGGTATGGCGTTCTTCGGCATCGTAGCCAGCGCAGGATGCGGGGGCAGCGGCGGCGGGAGTGCGCAGACCGGGACGGGACAGGCCAACAGCCCCATCAAGGTCGGCTTCAATTTCGAGCTGACGGGCTCCATCGCCACCTTCGGGCAGCACACCATGCAGGGTGCGCAGATGGCGCTGGATGAGATCAATGCCAAGGGCGGCATCCTCGGGCGGAAGCTGGAGGCCGACAAGCTGGACAACAAGGGGGATAACGGCGAGTCGACCAACGTCACCGAGCGCCTGGTCAGCGACGGCGTGGTGGCCATCATCGGGCCGGCGACCACAGGCGACTCGCT
It encodes the following:
- a CDS encoding S-layer homology domain-containing protein; translated protein: MAGRGRHVRCGLLGAALAFAGFLLLPEGAQAAAPFRDLQGSWAAQVVENAVRDGIVQGYPDGTFRPEAPVSRAEALKLLAAAVTLAPEAGPAASSGAVGASDLAMVAKQVAAPAGDGFVRQGWAAAVAQEGWLLPNEQDLPLPVEAPATRAEVAAWAARALDLPQSFPPGLSFRDWAEVPVALRTAVAEAERAGLVLGYPDGRLRPQAAITRAEAVAVAERVRQYLRDRAKGAGLDPVPLLERAGVAWRLDPARRTLTLTPPGGASAELRAGSDRVRFSNGSSDLLGFSPLWENGRLLVPELFLERLFALQGAVDASGREVLQSAVLLDASARRWPAPGQDPRLDPSLAPAAQAATALAHAAATLPATGGTAGAESLGEWVSPGRSQYYSPSDWQSLAELWAPWDGQPVVAAFADAPGSAVVVLGDAASGRAWASHWSLQSGGRWALDQELDYPEAGGLTARLFDPRQVAMIAGPVTSPGTLRLEPGVLRFAAVFRLWIDGRPVRVERDLGTTEAALRAGLPSLEAGSHLVVVAAWQTAMGPWLWAGWLESGGATGP
- a CDS encoding ABC transporter substrate-binding protein, whose product is MFRIGRSQRFWQRVFLGMAFFGIVASAGCGGSGGGSAQTGTGQANSPIKVGFNFELTGSIATFGQHTMQGAQMALDEINAKGGILGRKLEADKLDNKGDNGESTNVTERLVSDGVVAIIGPATTGDSLGAVPVVTDSKIPMIATSATAAAVTVDPNTQKVRDWVFRVCFIDPVQGTVGADFAYQQLNARKAVIL